Proteins encoded in a region of the Bacteroidota bacterium genome:
- a CDS encoding ABC transporter ATP-binding protein, producing the protein MNVLEISGLEKHYPRVHAVRGIHFSVPKGSVYGILGPNGSGKTTTLGMVLGVIRPTAGSYSWHLGGMAGPSAAAEPETAEIRKRMGSLLETPNFYPYLTGRKNLEIVAEIKQVSYADIDRVLELAGLADRQHSKFKTYSLGMKQRLALASTLLGDPEVLVLDEPTNGLDPKGIAEVRDLIRQQAQAGKTILLASHMMDEVEKVCTHIAVLKKGELLAAGSMSELVSGAETIEISADDMPLLLARLRSLPQLDILKATSEIVTVVLREGLSKADLNRQLYEAGILLTRFAAQKRSLESKFLEITD; encoded by the coding sequence ATGAATGTACTGGAAATCTCGGGCCTGGAGAAGCATTACCCACGGGTGCACGCCGTACGTGGCATTCACTTTTCGGTACCCAAAGGCAGTGTATACGGCATACTAGGGCCCAATGGCAGTGGCAAGACCACCACCCTGGGCATGGTACTGGGGGTAATACGGCCCACGGCTGGCAGCTACAGCTGGCACCTGGGCGGCATGGCGGGCCCCTCCGCTGCGGCCGAGCCGGAAACGGCCGAAATACGCAAGCGCATGGGCTCCCTGCTAGAAACCCCTAATTTCTACCCCTATCTAACGGGCCGAAAGAACCTGGAGATCGTGGCCGAGATAAAGCAGGTATCGTATGCAGACATAGACCGGGTGCTGGAGCTAGCAGGACTGGCAGACCGGCAGCACAGCAAGTTCAAGACCTATAGCCTGGGCATGAAGCAGCGGCTGGCCCTAGCCAGCACCCTGCTGGGCGACCCCGAGGTGCTGGTGCTGGATGAGCCCACCAACGGACTGGACCCCAAGGGGATAGCCGAGGTGCGAGACCTGATACGCCAGCAGGCACAGGCCGGCAAAACCATCCTGTTGGCCAGCCACATGATGGATGAGGTGGAAAAGGTGTGCACCCACATTGCCGTGCTGAAAAAGGGCGAGCTACTGGCTGCTGGTAGTATGTCCGAGCTTGTATCCGGGGCCGAGACCATCGAGATTTCTGCCGACGATATGCCGCTGCTACTAGCTAGGCTGCGCAGCCTGCCACAACTTGATATCCTGAAAGCCACGAGTGAAATAGTAACCGTAGTACTACGGGAAGGGCTTAGCAAGGCAGACCTGAATAGGCAGCTGTACGAAGCTGGCATCCTTCTCACCCGGTTTGCAGCGCAAAAGCGTAGCCTAGAATCGAAATTTCTGGAAATAACGGACTAA